The proteins below are encoded in one region of Bremerella sp. P1:
- a CDS encoding ABC transporter ATP-binding protein, whose amino-acid sequence MAPIIQLEKLTKTYEVYQKQEGLLSSIRGLFHRQYKTVEAVKGIDLTVDQGEFVAFLGPNGAGKTTTLKLLSGVINPTSGTATVMGHVPWHRDNAYRRRFALVMGQKNQLWWDLPAQDSFRLHQKIYRIDADQFQRTQDELVDLLGVKELLSQPVRALSLGERMKMELIAALLHSPDVLFLDEPTIGLDVVAQHNIQQFLKHYQQERKITVLLTSHYMKDIAALCQRVVVIAHGVIIYDGSLSGIIDRFGGYKILTLTFNEDAASGNLSRFGDVISEDFPKVKLRVDRAKVGEVLASILDQYELADVGVEDPPLEEVIADVFSLAHPGDTSANEKKMAEAST is encoded by the coding sequence ATGGCACCCATCATCCAATTAGAAAAGCTGACCAAGACCTACGAGGTCTACCAGAAGCAAGAGGGCCTGCTTTCTTCGATTCGCGGGCTATTTCATCGGCAGTACAAGACTGTCGAGGCGGTCAAAGGGATCGATCTGACCGTCGATCAGGGGGAATTTGTCGCCTTTCTCGGCCCCAATGGGGCGGGAAAAACGACCACGCTGAAACTTCTTTCCGGCGTGATCAATCCCACCTCCGGCACGGCCACTGTCATGGGGCACGTCCCCTGGCACCGAGATAACGCTTATCGTCGTCGTTTTGCCCTTGTGATGGGGCAAAAGAACCAACTCTGGTGGGATCTGCCTGCCCAGGATAGCTTTCGGCTGCATCAAAAAATTTATCGAATTGATGCCGATCAATTCCAGCGAACCCAGGACGAATTGGTCGACCTGTTGGGGGTGAAAGAGCTCCTCTCGCAGCCGGTCCGGGCACTATCTCTGGGCGAACGCATGAAGATGGAGTTGATTGCCGCCCTGCTCCACTCGCCAGATGTGTTGTTTCTCGACGAACCGACGATCGGGCTCGACGTGGTTGCCCAGCACAACATTCAGCAGTTTCTCAAGCATTATCAGCAGGAACGCAAGATCACCGTCCTGTTGACCAGCCACTATATGAAGGACATCGCCGCGCTGTGCCAACGCGTGGTAGTCATCGCTCATGGGGTGATCATCTACGACGGCTCGCTCAGCGGCATCATCGATCGCTTCGGCGGTTATAAGATCCTCACGCTCACCTTCAACGAAGATGCCGCGTCAGGCAATCTTTCCCGCTTTGGCGATGTCATCTCGGAAGACTTCCCCAAGGTCAAACTGCGGGTCGACCGAGCGAAAGTCGGCGAAGTGCTCGCATCGATCCTCGATCAGTACGAACTGGCCGATGTCGGTGTCGAGGATCCACCGCTGGAAGAAGTGATTGCGGATGTCTTTTCGCTGGCACATCCCGGCGACACGTCCGCTAATGAAAAGAAGATGGCCGAAGCGTCGACCTAA
- the ispF gene encoding 2-C-methyl-D-erythritol 2,4-cyclodiphosphate synthase: MIRIGLGHDTHRLADGGPLILGGLEIPHDKHLVGHSDADALMHAITDALLGAANLPDIGQLFPNTDEENKDRPSSEFLQLAYQKVLDEGWTLINLDSVIHTQRPKLADLKSLMQIRIAEILHVSPEDIGIKAKTGESVGSIGREEAIEVQCVCLLRKV, translated from the coding sequence ATGATACGTATCGGGCTCGGACACGACACCCATCGACTTGCCGACGGGGGTCCACTCATTCTTGGTGGCCTCGAAATTCCGCACGACAAACACCTGGTCGGACACAGCGACGCCGATGCTTTGATGCATGCCATCACTGACGCGTTACTGGGTGCGGCTAATCTTCCTGATATTGGGCAGCTTTTTCCCAATACCGATGAAGAAAACAAGGATCGACCGTCAAGCGAATTTCTACAACTTGCTTACCAAAAAGTCCTCGACGAGGGCTGGACGCTGATCAATCTCGATAGCGTCATCCACACTCAACGTCCCAAGCTGGCAGATCTGAAGTCGCTGATGCAGATTCGCATCGCCGAAATCTTGCACGTCTCGCCAGAGGACATCGGCATCAAAGCCAAGACCGGCGAGAGCGTCGGCAGCATTGGCCGCGAGGAAGCGATCGAAGTCCAATGCGTTTGCCTGCTGCGTAAAGTTTAA
- the cysS gene encoding cysteine--tRNA ligase has protein sequence MSNLRVYNTLSRTKEEFKTVTPGKVGIYLCGPTVYAEAHIGHMVGPVIFDTVKRYLEHSGYDVRLVVNITDVDDKLINKANERKMTMLEVAEENIKDYLDNLAALNVTTIDDMPRATSSMDDIIQFIADLVEKGFAYDVDGDVFFEVSKDAEYGKLTNRSVDAMQGEGGGAAASKRSPGDFALWKKAKPGEPSWDSPWGKGRPGWHIECSAMSKGILGETFDIHGGGLDLTFPHHENEIAQSECCHGKPMVTYWMHNGLLRSDPSAGKIGGKAEREKGATEGEAGGKMSRSGGAGGLHTLIDRQGGERIRFFLLRTHYRSTILFSEPAIEEAGTGLDTFYRLFERYERITGKSFYDIEAAKTRKEGEIEAGGDELLTLLKKHRDTYLEKMDDDFNTGGGVSELFEIVRGVNKFIDTNKLEETKGADTSSLDQAMATIRELSAILGLFTEKPEADSSEDAGLVDQLMGLVIEIRANSRKKKDFETSDLIRDRLTECGITLEDRKDGTLWRKG, from the coding sequence ATGAGTAATCTCCGGGTCTACAACACGCTGAGCCGTACCAAGGAAGAATTCAAGACCGTCACGCCTGGCAAAGTCGGCATCTACCTTTGCGGTCCAACCGTCTACGCCGAAGCCCACATCGGTCACATGGTCGGACCGGTGATCTTCGACACGGTCAAGCGTTACCTCGAGCACAGCGGCTACGACGTTCGCTTGGTGGTGAATATCACCGATGTCGATGACAAACTGATCAACAAGGCGAACGAGCGCAAGATGACGATGCTCGAAGTCGCCGAAGAGAACATCAAGGACTACCTCGACAATCTCGCAGCCCTCAATGTCACCACGATCGACGACATGCCGCGGGCTACTTCTTCGATGGACGACATCATTCAGTTCATCGCAGACCTGGTCGAAAAAGGCTTCGCCTACGATGTCGACGGCGACGTCTTCTTCGAAGTCAGCAAAGACGCCGAGTATGGCAAGCTGACCAATCGCAGTGTCGATGCGATGCAAGGGGAGGGGGGCGGTGCCGCTGCCAGTAAACGCTCGCCAGGCGACTTCGCGCTATGGAAGAAAGCCAAGCCGGGCGAACCTTCCTGGGATAGCCCTTGGGGCAAAGGTCGCCCCGGTTGGCATATCGAATGCTCGGCGATGAGCAAAGGCATTCTCGGCGAAACCTTCGATATCCATGGTGGCGGTCTCGACCTGACCTTCCCCCACCACGAAAACGAAATTGCCCAAAGCGAATGCTGCCACGGCAAACCGATGGTTACTTACTGGATGCACAACGGACTACTGCGAAGCGACCCCAGCGCCGGCAAGATCGGCGGCAAGGCCGAACGCGAAAAAGGCGCGACCGAAGGCGAAGCTGGCGGCAAGATGAGCCGTAGCGGCGGCGCTGGCGGTTTGCATACGCTGATCGACCGCCAAGGGGGAGAACGTATTCGGTTCTTCCTGTTGCGAACCCATTACCGCAGTACGATCCTGTTCAGCGAGCCGGCGATCGAAGAAGCCGGAACCGGACTCGATACGTTCTACCGTTTGTTCGAGCGTTATGAACGTATCACCGGCAAGAGCTTCTACGACATCGAGGCCGCCAAAACCCGTAAGGAAGGCGAAATCGAAGCTGGCGGTGACGAACTTCTGACGCTGCTCAAAAAGCATCGTGACACCTATCTCGAAAAGATGGACGACGACTTCAACACTGGTGGCGGTGTGAGCGAGTTGTTCGAGATTGTCCGCGGTGTGAACAAGTTCATCGATACGAACAAACTGGAAGAAACCAAGGGCGCCGACACCAGTTCGCTCGATCAGGCGATGGCAACCATTCGCGAATTGTCGGCCATCCTGGGTCTCTTCACTGAGAAGCCGGAAGCCGATTCAAGCGAAGACGCCGGTCTGGTCGATCAACTGATGGGCCTGGTCATCGAGATCCGAGCCAACTCGCGAAAGAAGAAAGACTTCGAAACAAGCGACCTGATCCGCGATCGCCTGACCGAATGCGGCATCACGCTGGAAGACCGCAAAGACGGTACGCTCTGGCGTAAAGGCTAA
- the ruvC gene encoding crossover junction endodeoxyribonuclease RuvC, with protein MRKRILGIDPGLNITGYGVIDVGPSGVSVVEAGVVRGKSRGDVPARVREIHEGITDVITSLKPTVMAMEELYSHYERPKTAIIMGHARGVLCLAAAQHDLTFHSYAATQIKKILTGSGRAPKNQMQESIRRELGLAEVPEPADVADALAVALCHYYLSKIATTI; from the coding sequence ATGCGGAAACGTATCCTCGGCATCGATCCTGGTCTCAATATCACCGGCTATGGTGTCATCGATGTCGGTCCGTCAGGCGTTTCCGTGGTGGAAGCTGGCGTCGTTCGGGGAAAGTCACGCGGCGACGTGCCAGCCCGGGTTCGCGAAATCCATGAGGGCATTACCGACGTCATCACGTCGCTCAAACCAACCGTGATGGCGATGGAAGAGTTGTACTCTCATTACGAACGTCCGAAGACGGCCATCATCATGGGGCATGCCCGGGGCGTGTTATGCCTGGCAGCGGCCCAGCACGATCTGACCTTCCACAGTTACGCGGCTACCCAAATCAAAAAGATCCTGACCGGTAGTGGTCGAGCTCCCAAAAACCAGATGCAGGAATCGATCCGCCGCGAGTTGGGGCTCGCGGAAGTGCCTGAGCCTGCGGACGTCGCGGATGCGCTGGCCGTGGCGCTTTGTCATTACTACCTCAGCAAAATCGCAACGACCATCTAA
- the ruvA gene encoding Holliday junction branch migration protein RuvA: MITKITGKLVSVEVTSVTIAADPFEYEVLVPEFVRRQVQSQIGQKVSFHTINYLDGDPSRGRMSPRLVGFSNHIEREFFELFCSVDGVGVKKALRAMVRPVQEVANQIEQQDAKGLSALPGIGPATADRIVAKLRRKVPKFALLISGADGESPDVSRDVVTETFEVLLQLGHSETHARKLLDTAVAEKKSYKDVDSLVQAVYKIAHQEG; encoded by the coding sequence TTGATTACAAAAATCACCGGCAAGCTGGTCTCGGTCGAAGTCACCAGCGTCACCATTGCGGCGGATCCCTTCGAATATGAAGTGCTGGTGCCCGAGTTCGTACGCCGCCAGGTTCAGTCGCAGATTGGCCAGAAGGTTTCTTTTCACACGATCAACTACCTCGATGGCGACCCCTCTCGCGGGCGAATGAGCCCTCGCCTGGTAGGTTTTTCGAATCATATTGAACGCGAGTTTTTCGAGCTGTTTTGCTCGGTTGACGGGGTCGGTGTGAAAAAAGCTTTGCGAGCAATGGTCCGTCCGGTCCAAGAAGTCGCCAATCAGATCGAACAACAGGACGCCAAGGGTTTGTCGGCCTTGCCTGGGATCGGTCCGGCCACTGCTGACCGAATTGTGGCGAAGCTGCGTCGTAAGGTCCCGAAGTTCGCTTTGTTGATCTCGGGAGCCGATGGCGAAAGCCCCGACGTTTCGCGCGATGTCGTCACCGAAACCTTCGAGGTTCTCTTGCAACTGGGTCACTCCGAAACCCACGCAAGAAAACTACTCGACACGGCAGTCGCCGAGAAAAAGAGCTACAAGGACGTGGATTCCCTTGTTCAGGCAGTGTACAAAATTGCTCATCAAGAGGGATAA
- a CDS encoding zinc ribbon domain-containing protein: MQDVADNEEQLVVAQPVADDELVAAEVAQPHGEPCAACGCPVEPNDKFCPACGTPHEVKEAAKKKAEAKQSIKRYFHCETCGANVSIDPQELSYVCPFCDSTYVVEYSPEVSGRQLPEFVIPFRVTPEMAMEKFRAWIKGNDWYRPGDLHMAKIEDKLRGVYLPFWSFSMLAESRWSASIGEYWYKTESYTTMENGKMVTKTRRVQKTEWWPLSGRHHKYYSGYMISASKGLTQADADRIKPFSLLAAKRYEPYFLAGWAAEEYQMEIAEAQKICYEEFYRREQTNIRQFLPGDTSRSMVVKTEFSYENSDLYLLPIYLLTYRYNDKVYRFLVNGQTGLINGDKPVSWKRIWGAVGGGVGLLILFVLIILLIAAMMK, translated from the coding sequence ATGCAGGACGTCGCAGATAACGAAGAACAGTTAGTCGTTGCCCAACCGGTGGCGGACGATGAATTGGTCGCTGCCGAGGTGGCTCAGCCGCATGGCGAGCCGTGTGCGGCATGTGGCTGTCCGGTCGAACCGAATGACAAATTCTGCCCGGCATGCGGTACACCTCACGAGGTGAAAGAGGCCGCTAAGAAGAAAGCGGAAGCGAAGCAGTCGATCAAAAGGTATTTCCACTGCGAAACGTGTGGTGCGAATGTTTCGATTGACCCGCAAGAGTTGAGTTACGTCTGTCCGTTTTGCGATTCGACCTATGTGGTCGAGTATTCTCCCGAAGTCTCTGGGCGGCAGTTGCCTGAGTTTGTGATTCCATTTCGTGTGACGCCTGAGATGGCGATGGAAAAGTTCCGCGCTTGGATCAAAGGCAACGACTGGTATCGACCTGGCGACCTGCACATGGCCAAGATCGAAGACAAACTACGTGGGGTGTACCTTCCGTTCTGGAGCTTTTCCATGCTTGCCGAAAGTCGCTGGAGCGCTTCGATCGGCGAGTATTGGTACAAGACGGAATCGTACACCACCATGGAAAACGGCAAGATGGTCACCAAAACCCGTCGCGTCCAGAAGACCGAATGGTGGCCTCTCTCCGGCAGACATCATAAGTACTATAGCGGCTACATGATCTCGGCCAGCAAAGGGCTGACCCAGGCCGATGCAGATCGCATCAAGCCGTTCTCACTTTTGGCCGCCAAGCGATACGAGCCCTATTTCCTCGCGGGCTGGGCAGCTGAAGAGTACCAGATGGAAATCGCTGAGGCTCAGAAAATTTGCTACGAAGAATTCTATCGTCGCGAGCAGACGAATATCCGACAGTTTCTACCTGGCGATACCAGCCGGAGCATGGTCGTTAAAACAGAATTCTCGTACGAAAACTCTGACCTGTACCTATTGCCCATTTACTTGTTGACCTATCGCTATAACGACAAGGTCTATCGGTTTCTGGTTAACGGCCAGACAGGCCTGATCAACGGAGACAAACCGGTCTCGTGGAAACGAATCTGGGGAGCTGTTGGAGGTGGCGTAGGCCTTCTGATCCTGTTCGTGCTTATCATTCTGCTGATCGCGGCAATGATGAAATAA
- a CDS encoding zinc ribbon domain-containing protein, with protein MSDLLEKCTICGGLIDEEDLFCGNCGTEAPHRRDAHTPDSTLATHSFNCSGCGAAMSYSAEAEALRCPFCGSTNLEKGKDHKVIAPTKVIPFRVTEEEARKEMREAIGQGFWRPPDISERAVIKNMVPVYVPYWVFSADVATFWTADTSQTPMGASGDWYPISGEHRARYEGVLVGASGALTPNETSQLCPFDMSQGVSPKEAHLDHYTVEQFNVARKYARPMAKSGLESLERQAVDAKFVPPRSRNVQVNLRIQNMASDPMLLPVWIMAYQYENEVYRFLINGQNGRSTGHGPVSYHRLMMILGTVLAVGLGIAIIAVLCGGLGSLLSR; from the coding sequence ATGAGTGATCTCCTAGAGAAATGCACCATTTGCGGTGGACTGATCGACGAGGAAGATCTGTTCTGCGGTAACTGCGGAACCGAAGCACCCCATCGCCGAGATGCCCATACGCCAGATTCGACATTGGCCACGCACAGCTTCAACTGCAGCGGCTGTGGCGCCGCGATGAGCTATTCCGCCGAAGCGGAAGCGTTGCGTTGTCCCTTTTGCGGATCGACTAATCTCGAAAAGGGAAAAGACCACAAAGTCATCGCTCCGACAAAAGTCATCCCATTTCGCGTGACCGAGGAAGAAGCTCGAAAAGAAATGCGCGAAGCCATCGGCCAAGGCTTCTGGCGACCGCCTGATATCTCGGAAAGGGCGGTGATCAAGAATATGGTGCCGGTCTATGTCCCGTACTGGGTCTTCTCAGCCGACGTCGCTACCTTCTGGACGGCCGATACTAGCCAGACACCCATGGGAGCCAGCGGCGATTGGTACCCTATATCCGGCGAACATCGGGCGCGCTACGAAGGCGTGCTGGTCGGGGCTAGTGGTGCGTTAACGCCAAACGAGACGTCTCAACTTTGCCCCTTCGACATGAGCCAAGGTGTTTCACCTAAGGAAGCACACCTCGATCATTACACCGTCGAGCAATTCAATGTTGCTCGCAAGTACGCTCGACCGATGGCCAAGTCAGGGCTTGAGTCGCTTGAACGGCAAGCCGTGGACGCGAAGTTCGTGCCTCCGCGAAGCCGCAACGTACAGGTCAATCTTCGTATCCAAAACATGGCCAGCGATCCGATGCTGCTGCCCGTTTGGATCATGGCCTATCAATATGAAAACGAAGTTTATCGCTTCCTCATCAACGGACAGAATGGACGCTCGACCGGACATGGTCCTGTCTCGTACCATCGCTTGATGATGATCCTGGGAACGGTTCTCGCCGTGGGGCTGGGCATCGCGATTATTGCCGTACTGTGCGGCGGCTTGGGAAGTTTACTCAGTAGGTAG
- a CDS encoding TspO/MBR family protein: protein MESATNQQQATPFWQSALGLLGWIILCFTAAGVGSSFTVPQIETWYAELNKPSFNPPNWIFGPVWSTLYLMMAFAVWLVWKKAGWTNAPHSLGMWCFQLLLNTTWSVIFFGLENPVMAAFEIVVLWISILITIVAFWRHDRFAASLMVPYLLWVSFATVLNISIAALN, encoded by the coding sequence ATGGAATCGGCAACCAATCAACAACAGGCAACACCATTCTGGCAGAGTGCCTTGGGCCTGCTAGGGTGGATCATTCTTTGTTTTACGGCCGCAGGCGTTGGATCTTCGTTTACTGTGCCGCAGATCGAAACTTGGTACGCCGAGCTCAATAAACCCTCGTTCAATCCGCCGAATTGGATCTTTGGCCCGGTCTGGTCGACGCTCTACCTGATGATGGCCTTTGCCGTCTGGCTTGTGTGGAAGAAAGCAGGCTGGACGAATGCCCCTCACTCGCTGGGGATGTGGTGCTTTCAGCTGCTGTTAAACACCACTTGGTCCGTAATCTTCTTTGGTCTCGAAAACCCCGTCATGGCAGCATTCGAGATCGTTGTCCTTTGGATTTCGATTCTGATTACGATCGTCGCGTTCTGGCGGCACGATCGCTTTGCGGCATCTTTGATGGTGCCCTACCTGCTTTGGGTTTCGTTTGCCACCGTGCTGAACATTTCGATTGCGGCACTTAATTGA
- the ruvB gene encoding Holliday junction branch migration DNA helicase RuvB, with amino-acid sequence MLSGIRLANLSREKVFPMGREAILQGENSPNEEDKSLRPQSISEMVGQLEVRERLKVVVDAAVKRDEPLGHILFDGPPGLGKTTFATCIPKDLGVNFQLTSGPALQAPKDLVPYLTNADEKSILFIDEIHRLPKAVEEYLYTAMEDFRIDIVLGEGTNARTINLQVKPFTLIGATTRSGMLTAPLRDRFPLREHLDFYTNEELAEIIRRNSRKLDVTIDDDASLEISKRSRGTPRVANNRLRWIRDYVTSKADGHITLQLAQDAMAMQEIDSLGLDNQDRKYLNTIIRVFAGGPAGIEAIAHTMNAAPETLADEVEPFLLRTELLVRTPRGRMVTTKSVEHIQKVMAAKGKQLLD; translated from the coding sequence TTGCTATCAGGCATTAGACTCGCAAATTTATCACGGGAAAAGGTTTTTCCAATGGGCAGGGAAGCGATACTCCAAGGCGAAAACAGCCCAAACGAAGAAGATAAGAGCCTCCGCCCGCAATCCATTTCTGAAATGGTTGGCCAACTCGAGGTACGCGAACGGCTGAAAGTGGTCGTCGATGCCGCCGTCAAACGAGATGAACCACTGGGACACATATTGTTCGATGGTCCTCCTGGCCTTGGCAAAACCACCTTCGCGACCTGTATTCCCAAAGACCTCGGCGTCAATTTCCAACTCACGTCTGGGCCGGCGCTGCAAGCTCCCAAAGACTTGGTTCCCTACCTGACCAATGCGGACGAGAAGTCGATTCTCTTCATCGATGAAATCCATCGACTTCCCAAAGCAGTCGAGGAATACCTTTACACGGCGATGGAAGATTTCCGCATCGACATCGTCCTTGGGGAAGGAACCAACGCGCGGACGATTAATCTGCAGGTCAAACCGTTTACCTTGATCGGAGCGACTACCCGTAGCGGGATGCTAACCGCTCCACTGCGCGATCGATTCCCACTGCGAGAACATCTCGACTTCTACACCAACGAAGAACTCGCGGAGATCATTCGCCGAAACTCTCGCAAGTTGGATGTGACGATCGATGACGATGCTTCGCTTGAGATTTCCAAACGAAGTCGCGGGACCCCACGCGTTGCGAATAACCGCTTGCGTTGGATCCGCGATTACGTGACAAGCAAAGCCGACGGACACATTACGCTTCAATTGGCCCAAGACGCCATGGCCATGCAAGAGATCGATTCACTTGGTCTCGACAATCAAGATCGCAAGTACTTGAACACGATCATTCGTGTTTTCGCTGGCGGACCGGCCGGCATCGAGGCAATCGCCCACACGATGAATGCCGCACCGGAAACCTTGGCCGATGAAGTGGAACCGTTCCTGCTACGAACGGAACTTCTCGTTCGTACCCCGCGAGGTCGCATGGTAACGACCAAGTCGGTCGAACACATTCAAAAAGTGATGGCGGCCAAGGGCAAACAACTTCTCGACTAG
- a CDS encoding baeRF7 domain-containing protein has product MEPQLIQTLLNDPSEVCVSIYMPTFRWGREVQQNEIRYRNLMNDATTLLGIDEVCRPQDREAILKHLEAFRDDKKHDAWRHPSAGLALFVTPDSMTVHQMGCTMTEQVHVGERFYLRPLLPALHGDGRFVLIAVSQNHVRLFDGSADGLEERVPAELPENLKDALNIDDYGATIQHFSYAQGGDVSTMYHGQGAGDDHKQDILQFFHRMDDPLTHFLEGRNDPLVFAGVEYLYPIFKEAISYRHLLPDSVHGNFDDASLDKLHEKAWEVVLPHFQQECDRAISNYHDAYGQNRATSDLETILRASEVGAVESLLIREDTAIWGHLDRDGHVQDDGVPSEISHDLLDDAAVETLKNGGDVFVVREADFPEEECSAVARLRFEVASPMD; this is encoded by the coding sequence ATGGAACCGCAACTGATTCAAACGCTGCTGAATGATCCCAGCGAGGTTTGTGTTTCGATCTATATGCCCACGTTCCGCTGGGGCCGAGAAGTTCAGCAGAACGAAATTCGATACAGAAATCTAATGAATGACGCGACAACGCTACTCGGCATCGATGAAGTATGCCGGCCGCAAGATCGCGAAGCTATTCTCAAGCATCTCGAAGCATTTCGTGACGACAAGAAACACGATGCATGGCGTCATCCTTCCGCAGGCCTAGCATTATTCGTCACCCCCGATTCCATGACTGTGCATCAAATGGGATGCACCATGACCGAGCAAGTACACGTAGGCGAGCGATTCTATCTTCGTCCGCTCTTGCCGGCCTTACACGGTGATGGTCGTTTCGTGTTGATTGCCGTCAGTCAGAATCACGTGCGATTGTTTGATGGCAGTGCCGATGGTTTAGAAGAACGTGTGCCGGCCGAGCTGCCGGAGAACTTGAAGGATGCTCTGAACATTGATGACTACGGTGCTACGATCCAGCATTTCAGCTATGCCCAAGGAGGAGACGTCAGCACGATGTATCACGGCCAGGGGGCCGGCGATGATCACAAGCAGGATATCCTCCAGTTCTTCCATCGAATGGATGATCCCCTGACGCATTTCCTGGAAGGACGTAACGATCCGTTGGTGTTCGCCGGGGTCGAGTACCTTTACCCGATTTTCAAAGAAGCGATCAGCTATCGTCACCTGTTGCCTGATAGCGTGCACGGTAATTTCGATGACGCCTCGCTCGATAAGCTGCATGAAAAAGCATGGGAGGTCGTCCTGCCGCACTTCCAGCAGGAATGTGATCGAGCCATATCCAACTATCACGATGCTTACGGACAGAACCGCGCGACCAGCGATCTCGAGACGATCTTGCGAGCATCCGAGGTCGGAGCCGTTGAGTCCCTGCTCATTCGTGAAGATACCGCCATCTGGGGACATCTGGACCGTGACGGACACGTTCAGGACGACGGCGTTCCTAGCGAGATCAGTCACGATCTGTTAGACGATGCCGCGGTGGAAACGCTCAAGAATGGAGGCGATGTCTTCGTCGTTCGCGAAGCGGACTTTCCCGAGGAAGAATGCTCGGCGGTAGCACGACTTCGCTTTGAAGTCGCGTCTCCGATGGATTAG
- a CDS encoding ZIP family metal transporter, with the protein MPTWITVTLLTLMAGMSMPLGAMFACIEHIHRDWLEQEFRHAVMAFGGGALFSAVALVLVPEGIEELPAHYSLLWFVLGGLIFCGLDILLARYHSPTTQLVAMLSDFIPEAMALGAAFSAGGKSGPLLAILIALQNLPEGFNAYREMNQGPGISGFRIVLVFGILALLGPIAGLGGFLLLAKYPAVVAAIKLVAGGGILFLVFQDIAPQAKLEKAWAPALGAVLGFALGVLGRELLP; encoded by the coding sequence ATGCCCACTTGGATAACTGTCACTTTGCTTACGCTGATGGCCGGCATGTCGATGCCTCTGGGAGCCATGTTTGCATGCATCGAACACATCCATCGAGATTGGCTCGAACAGGAATTCCGACACGCAGTGATGGCCTTTGGTGGTGGTGCTTTGTTTTCCGCTGTGGCCTTGGTTTTGGTGCCGGAGGGAATCGAAGAACTCCCTGCTCACTATTCGCTACTTTGGTTTGTCTTGGGAGGGCTCATCTTTTGTGGACTCGACATCCTCCTGGCTCGGTACCATAGTCCCACCACACAGCTGGTAGCGATGCTTTCTGATTTCATCCCGGAAGCAATGGCCTTGGGTGCAGCCTTCAGTGCCGGCGGAAAGTCCGGGCCATTACTAGCCATTTTGATTGCCCTGCAAAATCTTCCGGAAGGATTCAATGCCTATCGCGAAATGAATCAGGGCCCAGGCATCTCTGGCTTCCGAATCGTCCTGGTATTTGGCATTCTGGCACTTCTCGGACCAATCGCAGGACTGGGCGGATTTCTTCTTCTGGCGAAGTATCCGGCGGTCGTTGCTGCGATCAAGCTTGTCGCAGGTGGTGGGATTCTGTTTCTCGTCTTTCAAGACATCGCTCCTCAGGCCAAGCTTGAAAAAGCCTGGGCACCGGCACTAGGTGCCGTGCTGGGTTTTGCCTTGGGCGTGCTGGGTCGCGAACTGCTTCCCTGA